In a single window of the Acipenser ruthenus chromosome 8, fAciRut3.2 maternal haplotype, whole genome shotgun sequence genome:
- the LOC117972995 gene encoding olfactory receptor 2AT4-like: protein MNNASVPVYRVEAFLLNGVPGLEEYQSALFAVFLLVYLVTFAGNLLIVILVIQDRSLHTPMYFFLCNLSFVDIIIPTAIIPKLLAVLVANDKYISFAGCFVQMYTVIAFGSTEWFLLVVMSYDRYVAIVKPLHYHVIISPGACVVLAGAAWGLGLLVPLPAIFMATKQPYCGSNKILYCFCDYSPVVTLACADVTNAINIAFVFAMLVINISFFVVLWTYFRILTVILKMTADDRRKAFSTCSSHLSVVVTYFLSTALVYIAVKIGTIPEYSRVIIGVFYYFLTPMLNPIIYTLRNEKIKLAAQKYLRLNLGFKAVFPQRVHSVTVSSLKE, encoded by the coding sequence ATGAACAACGCGAGCGTGCCGGTTTACCGAGTGGAAGCATTCCTGCTCAACGGTGTTCCCGGTCTCGAGGAGTACCAGTCGGCGCTGTTTGCGGTGTTCCTGCTCGTGTATTTGGTGACGTTCGCCGGGAATCTTCTCATCGTTATCCTGGTGATTCAGGACCGCAGCCTTCACACCCCaatgtacttttttctttgcAATCTATCATTTGTCGACATAATAATTCCAACTGCTATCATACCGAAACTGTTAGCTGTGTTAGTCGCAAATGACAAATATATTTCCTTTGCCGGCTGCTTTGTGCAAATGTACACAGTCATTGCATTCGGAAGTACGGAATGGTTTCTTTTGGTTGTCATGTCCTACGACAGATACGTTGCCATAGTAAAGCCGCTACACTACCACGTGATCATCAGTCCCGGGGCCTGCGTGGTACTGGCCGGGGCTGCCTGGGGGCTGGGGCTGCTGGTGCCCCTACCAGCAATCTTTATGGCGACTAAGCAACCATATTGTGGTTCAAACAAAATTTTGTACTGTTTCTGCGATTATTCACCAGTAGTTACACTGGCATGTGCCGATGTTACAAATGCCATCAACATTGCGTTTGTTTTTGCAATGTTAGTAATTAATATATCCTTTTTTGTTGTACTCTGGACTTATTTCAGAATACTAACAGTTATCCTAAAGATGACAGCTGATGACCGTCGCAAGGCTTTCTCAACCTGCTCCTCCCACTTGTCGGTTGTGGTGACTTATTTTTTGTCCACGGCCTTAGTGTATATAGCTGTTAAAATAGGGACTATCCCAGAGTATTCCCGGGTGATTATCGGGGTGTTCTATTATTTCTTAACCCCCATGTTGAACCCTATCATTTATACTTTAAGgaatgaaaaaattaaattggctGCTCAAAAGTATCTGAGATTAAATTTGGGATTCAAAGCTGTGTTTCCACAAAGGGTGCATAGTGTTACTGTTTCTAGTTTAAAAGAATGA